The Halosimplex litoreum genome has a window encoding:
- a CDS encoding TetR/AcrR family transcriptional regulator translates to MSGDDSTRAAIMDATFRALAKHGYADLTVQAIADEFEKSKSLIHYHYDSKADLMVAFLSHLLDEFIDEVEGGGPDDPRERLHRMAEIVVVGLGDDAATRDFHTALLGMRAQAPFEPDLQDQLVENDRLIRGVIADIVREGVESGEFREVDPERYAALFRSAIEGAQSHDVILGDAAPTDEAFAGIERYLIGDLLMASEDRPASSRSSDGADDGGA, encoded by the coding sequence ATGTCGGGGGACGATTCGACGCGCGCGGCGATCATGGACGCCACCTTCCGCGCGCTCGCGAAGCACGGATACGCCGACCTGACGGTCCAGGCCATCGCCGACGAGTTCGAAAAGAGCAAGTCGCTCATCCACTACCACTACGACTCGAAGGCGGATCTCATGGTCGCCTTTCTCTCGCACCTGCTCGACGAGTTCATCGACGAGGTGGAGGGCGGCGGTCCGGACGACCCCCGCGAACGACTCCACCGGATGGCCGAGATCGTCGTGGTCGGCCTGGGCGACGACGCGGCGACCCGCGACTTCCACACCGCGCTGCTGGGGATGCGCGCCCAGGCCCCCTTCGAACCGGACTTGCAGGACCAGCTCGTCGAGAACGACCGGCTCATCCGCGGCGTGATCGCCGACATCGTCCGCGAAGGGGTCGAGTCGGGGGAGTTCCGCGAGGTGGACCCCGAGCGCTACGCCGCGCTGTTTCGCTCGGCCATCGAGGGCGCGCAGTCCCACGACGTGATCCTCGGTGACGCCGCCCCCACCGACGAGGCCTTCGCCGGGATCGAACGGTACCTGATCGGCGACCTGCTGATGGCGAGCGAGGACCGACCCGCGAGCAGCCGATCGTCCGACGGCGCCGACGACGGAGGGGCGTGA